In Tistrella mobilis, the genomic window GGAAGACATCCGTCGGGTACGGGCTGCCGTCGCCGCCGCCCGCGAAGCGGCGGCGGAGGCCTGTGGCGCGGGCTGCCCGCCTGCCCGGCAGGGGCCCGGCCGGCCGCCGGACACGGAAAAGCGCCGGGCGATCCTGGAGGCTGCCCGCCGGCTGTTCACCCGTGACGGCTTCATGGCCGGCATGGGCGAGATTGCGGCCGAAGCCGGGGTCTCGAAGCAGACGATCTACAATGCCTTCCGGAACAAGGACGAATTGTTCCTGGCGGCAATTTCCGAGGTGGCCGACCAGATCACCGCCCATCTGGAAACGCCGGATCCGGAAGCCTCGCCCCACGAGATCCTGACCCGCATCGCCTGGCATTTCATGGATGTGGTGATCTCGGGCAAGATGGTCTCGGTCATGCGCATGCTGA contains:
- a CDS encoding TetR/AcrR family transcriptional regulator, translating into MSEASREDIRRVRAAVAAAREAAAEACGAGCPPARQGPGRPPDTEKRRAILEAARRLFTRDGFMAGMGEIAAEAGVSKQTIYNAFRNKDELFLAAISEVADQITAHLETPDPEASPHEILTRIAWHFMDVVISGKMVSVMRMLTGSGPGGMAPDLAAAFYEIGPARNGRRLADWLAEQDRAGRLSVDDPDLASEHFFGMLNGKLQLRQLFHAAPPPDDAEAERRVEAAVRRFLKAYAPD